The sequence below is a genomic window from Cerasicoccus sp. TK19100.
TTATTAGTGAACACCCGACTTCAGGAGCATGTAGAACTCGAATATTGTGACCATGATCCGAGGATGCTTGAGGCATTTTCTGCGGCTGGCCAAGGAAAGCTTTCTGAGGATGTTCTTAAGAGAATTGAGGAACACAAAAGTGTCGTCTATTTGATTACTGATTTGAAGATTCCTGCGCAACGAGAGAAACTTTTGCGCGCTACAAGTGCACTTGAGAATGTTGGTGGCATTGCTATCAAAGTTGAAGCGGCGGGCGTTGCCCACGAATGGCATCGTTGGAATGAATACCTGGGAATAGAGTCAGGATTTGGCCTCTACAACGCATTGATCTGTTTGATCAGTGATACGGATGTCTTCTATTCCTGTGGTATGCATCACTTCGGCTTGCCGGAAGTATCAGTTCCTGCTTCAATTGGACTGGAAAAGGGGGCGCAGGTGATCAATGCGTTCAATCGATATCAAATTCATGAGAAGCCTAATTTGCAGGAAGGGCACACTTTCAGTCTTTCGGAAGATGGATATCGGTTCAAACTTTCCTATGATGTGGATACCCGCCACGATACTGAGGACCTCTTTAACAATCCAAACGGAGTTTGGCAGTTGGATCTGCTCTAGGTCATTGGATTTCGCGATTCGACTGTTTTTTGTAAATGGTGTAATATTGCGCTTAATCTATCTGGAGTACTATCTTGCCGATCACGCTACGGGCTTGAAGTTTTTCCAATGCCTTGGGCGTGTCTGACCAGCTCATGATATCGCTTATTACTGGCCTCAGTCTTCCTTCGGCAATCAATCCTGAAAGCAGTTCCAGGGTGCGCGTGCCAGAGTAGTCGCTGAGCAGATCAGGATATAATAGAAACGGCTCATAACGAACTGCGGGCATAGTGGCATAAAGACCGGCAGGAAAAGTGATTGGGGCCAATGACGCCTCACCGTACTGGACAATGACGCCTCTCCCATCAATTCTCGCAAAGGCAGCTCCAAGGGAATCGCCACCAACCGATTCCATGATCAGGTCGTATTGGCGGGGACCGTCGGGGGATAGCGTCTCGATCACTGCGTCGGCGCCGAGCTCCAAGAGCGCCTGACGACGTTCCTCGCTTCGGGCAACCCCGGTGACATTAGCTCCGGCCAGCTTTGCTAGTTGGATGGCATAGGTGCCG
It includes:
- a CDS encoding DUF4261 domain-containing protein gives rise to the protein MAHYVDYSVMERISVFCIPGPWSSRSELLAQVIRDSNGEYMFAGRLLVNTRLQEHVELEYCDHDPRMLEAFSAAGQGKLSEDVLKRIEEHKSVVYLITDLKIPAQREKLLRATSALENVGGIAIKVEAAGVAHEWHRWNEYLGIESGFGLYNALICLISDTDVFYSCGMHHFGLPEVSVPASIGLEKGAQVINAFNRYQIHEKPNLQEGHTFSLSEDGYRFKLSYDVDTRHDTEDLFNNPNGVWQLDLL
- a CDS encoding zinc-binding dehydrogenase; this translates as MVNHSGMRAWITHPDKPYIKFAEIEEPSQRPDEALIEVKAVSINRGELVSLPNFWDVRMDGSTMSMPMGSVPGYELSGIVVRPAADGTGPKVGARVAGFPARGTWAEFAAVRTCLLGEIDPSVSFEEAATLPVAGQTAYRALRRGGLLLGQRVLITGAAGGVGTYAIQLAKLAGANVTGVARSEERRQALLELGADAVIETLSPDGPRQYDLIMESVGGDSLGAAFARIDGRGVIVQYGEASLAPITFPAGLYATMPAVRYEPFLLYPDLLSDYSGTRTLELLSGLIAEGRLRPVISDIMSWSDTPKALEKLQARSVIGKIVLQID